The following are encoded together in the Penaeus monodon isolate SGIC_2016 chromosome 44, NSTDA_Pmon_1, whole genome shotgun sequence genome:
- the LOC119568493 gene encoding gastrula zinc finger protein XlCGF8.2DB-like codes for MRIHTEEKPYSCEVCNKGFSQRNRLGSHMRVHTKEKPYSCEICKKSFSHQTSLEIHMRIHRKEKPYSCEICNKAFYAKSHVVRHMRAHTKEKPLQL; via the coding sequence ATGAGAATACATACAGAGGAGAAACCGTACAGCTGTGAGGTTTGTAACAAGGGATTTTCACAGAGAAATCGTTTGGGAagtcatatgagagtacatacaaaagagaagccatacagctgtgagatttgcaaaaaGTCCTTCTCACATCAAACTAGTCTAGAGATCCATATGAGAATACATAgaaaggagaaaccatacagctgtgagatttgcaataaggccttttaTGCAAAAAGTCATGTAGTAAGGCATATGAGagcacatacaaaagagaagcccctacagttgtga
- the LOC119568555 gene encoding zinc finger protein 888-like, protein MALTEYGRWASLGCKVTTKSLDSFYYILGWSMAAPRNEVLLLGSPQGAPQWSKDWHSSAYHMAIIGYQGSVTTCLASCEGIDNTNWNAPREFSIKEELSEDVTEDTCLEIKEEPLDGDEGRNDVCNVNVMHESHFYHDLHDLKHEVHAKDSSNLVHDCNDMSKVSFRAKDCGKTYSSDGVQVMCEERLKEETQLKVESKRKCFACEVCGKELSQKSHISIHMRVHTKEKPYNCEICNTTFHEKIILVRHMRIHASEKHTAVRFAIKPFLEKSPF, encoded by the exons ATGGCCCTGACAGAGTATGGTAGGtgggcgagcttagggtgtaaggtaacgACCAAgagtcttgactccttttattatatattaggatGGAGtatggctgcgccgaggaacgaggtgttgctcctcggctccccacAGGGAGCTCCACAGTGGTCTAAAGATTGGCATAGTAGTGCTTACCATATGGCAATCATTGGTTATCAAGGTAGTGTTACAACTTGCTTAGCTTCTTGTgaagggatagacaacacaaattGGAAT GCGCCCAGGGAGTTTAGTATCAAAGAAGAGCTCAGCGAAGATGTCACTGAAGATACATGCCTTGAAATAAAAGAGGAACCACTAGATGGGGATGAAGGGAGAAATGATGTGTGTAATGTGAATGTGATGCATGAAAGTCATTTCTATCATGATCTTCATGATCTAAAACATGAGGTACATGCAAAAGACTCGAGTAACTTGGTTCATGATTGTAATGACATGTCAAAAGTGTCATTTAGGGCTAAGGACTGTGGGAAGACGTATTCATCAGATGGGGTTCAAGTGATGTGTGAGGAAAGACTGAAGGAGGAAACACAACTAAAAGTGGAATCCAAAAGGAAATGTTTtgcgtgtgaggtgtgtggtaaGGAATTGTCTCAAAAGAGTCATATCAGCATTCACATGAGAGtccacacaaaggagaagccatacaactgtGAAATTTGCAACACTACCTTCcacgaaaaaataattttggtgaGACATATGAGAATACATGCAAGTGAGAagcatacagctgtgagatttgcaataaagccTTTTCTGGAGAAGTCACCCTTTTAA